In Desulfurococcaceae archaeon MEX13E-LK6-19, the genomic window TACAGTATGAATTCCTTTATTAGACTAGATACCACAGATAAGCCAATAAACATTATCAATAAGATTATATCGAATTCAATACTAATAGGTAGACCACTTATACTTGAAGAACCGCCAGTACTTGACAATAATGACTTAGAGACATAATCTAAAGCCGTAGAGATCGATGCAAACACAAGTAGGTATTGTATAACGCCTTTGACGCACCCTATAGCTATAGCTTTTGCTATCTTTGTTTTCGCTTGTTCCCTACTGATACTCGTGAAAAATACTGGCGCTACCATAACCAATCACCCACTTGGACTAAGAAGGATAAAGAATTGGTTCAACAACACGCCATCATCTGCATGATATATATTTACTTTCAGTACAACACCGCTTGAAACTGGTTCATTAATTATTGTTGCATCACTATAAACACCTTTTACTATGAATGATACAACTTCGTAATTTTTATTATTTAAATCAACTGTTTTAACTGTACTAAAAACTATTTTTGTACCTCTATACACCTCAACTTTTAATCTAGTATTGTACTCTACTGCTTCTTTAGGTTTATAGAATAGCATGAATACTCTAGTATGCGTGCTATTAATTTTCTCCACAGATAGTCTTGGCGTAAATAAGCTAGTTATTATATCCCTTGCTATGGTTGACGTGTTTATAGTAACTTTTTTCCCGTTAATTTCTTTCTGAACAGGATAATTTACTCTTAATGAAAGAAGCTCCGTAAACTCCTTCTCTATTTTCATAGTAAAATTCCTGCCATCAACTAATTCACTATATTTTATTTTCAAAGGTATAGTACCGCCATAAGTTGTTTTATCACCCTTTATTGTAAACGTAAATAGTTCTTGATCACCTACTAACAACGTAATTACCGTACCCTCAAGTGGCTTAGGATCCTCTATTTCAATCTTATAATCAAGTATAATCTCAATGTAATCATTTGTAACTTTATTCACACTAACGGGGACCAATACTAATTTTGCTTTAGAAATAGCGTTAGTAGCAGGTACTACTTTATCGTAATATTCAAAAGCAGTATATCCGGCAACAGCTATACCTGCTATTAAGAGCAGTATACCAATTAATTTCACTGCAAAAACAATAGCTTTACCCACATTTTACACCTTATGAAATATTTTAAACTAGTGACTATAAATTTTCTGTGATTGTTAAAAAATATATACCGTTTTCTATGCGTTAGCGGTAGTATTCAAGAATGTCTTTAGAACTTTTCAGGTAAAAACACTCTTTAAAAATCCAAATATACACTTACGGGTAAAGAATAAACTTAGGGTATAAGAGCATGGATCTAGCTAGTACAATAGATAAGTATTTATCATTAGTTGAAGAAGTCCTTTCAAGCAAAATAGATAATGTGTACAGAGATATCTCCTCTCGTCTAGAAAATCCCATAAACTATGTTCGTGAAACCGAGCCCAGTAGCCCTGTTTTCGAGGGCAACAAGATCATTCATGAAGTCGATGAGGGTACCTTATACAGGAAGAACGGAGAATGGGTAATATTGGGTGTTGATGGCAGTAGCCGGGCTGTAGATACGCCATATATGTTTCTAGGACTAGCCACCGTATCTATTTATTCGAGAATTCTAGGAGAAATTCTTGATCACCCTCCTCTTCCAGCTAAATATCTTCTTCCACCCATGGATATTCCTTTTATCGCAATTTCCCCTGATTTTCCATTGAATAAGGTTATCCCCGATGTTTTTCTTACAAGTCCTGCAGGTGTCCCCTATGACCGTGATTACAATAAGGCGCTTATACTAGATGAACTAAGGTTTACTCTTGAAAATACCGCTCTTCTTCATATAGCACAAAACACCAATTTAATAAGAAGTGTTTTAAGGCAAGAAGGAATACTTGTTTTCATCGATGGACCAGTCTATCCCGTCCCAAACCTGTTTAGGCAACACTATAATCTTGTCACCAAAAATTTGCCAAGCCGAGGTAGATTAGATGATTACGTTGCTAGTTGGAAAGAACTTCTAAAATATCGTCTCACCGCTATTAAGGCTCTTGAAAAACAAGGAGTCCCCGTTATAGGCATTGTTAAGAGAATAGAGTCTTCACGTTTACTTTTATCCACAAATAATTTTATTGAACTAGTAAAACAGCAGAAACTATGGGTTGGAGATCTTGGGAACGATCAAGCATTTATAGATTCCATATTAAGACTCATGCTTGCTAGGAAAAATATTACACAACCATATAGAGTAATGTATATAGGTCCTATAATCGTACCTGCCGAAGCAACATACTTAGATCATTATCTAGAGAACGTCCCAGATAAAATAGTATATTATGTTCTCATACCTTTGAACAAGTATGGTAGTGAAAAGATTATGTACACCTTATTTAGAGTTGAAGTAACCAAGAATTCGTATAAGCTTCTAGGTGAAGACTCCCTGTCTATCCTAGCTCCTGTTTTCAAGGATAGCATCTTATCAGGTACTACATTACCTGTCTCGATACTGTATGCTGACAAGAGGTCTAAAACATTAAGCAGGAGTTTAGCAAATATAATAGCTAGGGATCTGGAGAGAAGAGGTGTTCCACTAACTTACGATACAATAAGAACTATAGAGGCATATAATATTGGTGGTTGAGAATACGGTAAAAATCTATGAAGATTTAAAGAAGAAGATCGAGGCAGCCGAGAATATAGCAAGAGAACATGGTGTAATAATCGGCAGAGTATCAAGAAGCGCGCCATCAAGTATTAACGAAGAAGGAGGTATAGTAATATTTGATGTGGATCCCGAAGTTTACTTCACTAACTTCGAGGATATCGCCCGTAGTGGTGGATACTTAGCTGTAGTAGATATAAAATCAGGCGAGATCATAAGTCTCCGAATAATAGAGGTCACTAGAGAGGATCTTCTTGCACAACTCAACTTACCAGAATTCACTACAAGTCTTCCAAGACCAGAAGCAACCGGTCTTTTAACACGAACACGCGTCAAAGCAAAACCTCTCTTAGCCTACAATCCTGAGAATGGCGTTGTAAGTGTTGCAGGATATGTTATCGAACCACAGTCACCAATAATTAAGCCTACACGCGTTGATACCATACAGAAGATCTTAGGGCTACCTACTCAAGGAGTTTTCCTAGGATATGTAACCATAGGAGACCAACCGGCATTCAATGGTTTAACCCCACTTTATTTACCGCTAAAAGCTTTTTACCAACACGTCCTTGTCCTTGGAACAACAGGCTCTGGCAAAACTACATTACTTAAAAACCTTGTTTCAGCTTTTACAAGCTGTTATAATTTCGAGTGTAGTTTATTACACGAAAAACCTTCCATAATAGTAATGGATCCCAATAAAGACTATGTTCATTTGCCTCTAAAACCTCTGTGGGAGAAAACTGCCGGAATTAACTGGGACCTCGAAAAGAAACTTCTTGAAAACACCATGAAAAAAATTAGAAGACCAAAAGGATTGGTAATAATATTACCGATAACACAACATGTAATAGACAGGCTAATTACTGAGGAAACGACTTGGGTCAAGGCAATCCGAATCATAGCTGACGAATACTTCAAAGAAACCTATAAGTCCGTTATAGAACGAGTAGGCTGGAGGATAACAGATTACAATATAGAGGTAATAGATCAATCGTCAAAAGGAAGTCTTAGATATGCTTGTATAGAAGCCACCATTGACTACGGTAACAACGAGAAAGACTCAATAGAGTTATTCATAATACCATATGGGTTCAGATTTAAATACATGGAGCCACGAGAATTCATTGAGTTAAACCCGTTCTTTACACAACAAGCCAAAGATGCATTGTATAGGATATTGATTAGATTAAGAAAAGAAGGTGTAATATTCAATACATTAAATGAATTATATGAGGCAATCCAGCAAGCAAAAATTTTGAAGAGAGAAAGAAAACAAGCTACAACACCGGTGATCGAACCACGTAGAAATAAGATCCTTGAGCTCATTAATAGTTTTGCTATCCATAAAGCAACTTTAGATAACATAATAAGACAAATAGGCTCAATGATTGATACAGGATTTTTTGATATAAAGATACCTTGTAAGGAAACTCAGGAGAAAGATTGCTATCTCCCCGAACCAAGTATTGAGGTTATTCTAGAAAAACATTTGACTGATCTAAAAGGATATCCCATTGTTGTTGACCTAGAATATCTACAGGAAAATAGTCCTGGAGACCCAACACAAGCAATCTCGATAGCAGCTTTCAGAATTCTTAACAAGATCTTCTTATGGAAGTTGATTAAATCACGTTCACGAGAAATCTCGCAGCCCGTCCTCATACTTATGGATGAAGCACATAGATTCTTCCCAAGTAGAGGAGCCGCATCAACAGAATATATAGAACATGTATCAGCAATGATTGACAGAATAGCTCGCCTCGGAAGAGCCAGGAGACTAGGTATAATATTCTCCACACATTCACCCAAAGACGTACACGATATAATACTTCAGTTGACAAACACGAAAATAATTCTTAGAATGGATAAAAGTACAATAAATGTACTTGATATACCTAGTGAGTACAAGGACTTCATTATAAAAGCTAGTGACCGCGTAGGACTCATTAGAACGCATGCGCTAAGACTTGGATATACAACATTCCGTACACCCTTACCATTGGGAGGACACTATGATCTATCAGCTATATATGTCGCTGAAAAACAACAATAACTGGAAAGGAGGAGCATATCATGGACATTTCGTTTTATGAAGTAATTATACCGAAATTAAGAGCCCTAGCCAATAGCATCAAGGAACCAGGATATATGAAGTACTTGGAGAAGGCTAAAAACTCGTGGACTCCTCTTATAAATAAAACACCTAAACCTCCAGCTATAGTGTATGGTGTTGACGGTGGCTCAAGAGGAGTTGATTTCAAAGGGTTTACTATAGGTTTGGCTACAGCGATAAGCGTAGGATATGTATTTGAAGGTAACGTCTATAAAGTACTTGAACCCATGAAGACTGCTTTTGTAGGTAAAATCATTCCTCCCGTTGATGTTAACGAGAGAGTTAACTTGTACAGAGAAATACTTGAAGGGAAAATAGCTGTTCATTCATGTAAGAATAATGCCTTAGTATTGATGGATGGCTCTATATCGTCTATACTTGTTAGACCAAGGCCTAGCCCTCGTGCTAAAGGACGCTACATGATCATAGATGACGTGATTAATAGTATTAAAAACAATGACAACGACTATTTTAAGGAGTTAGCAGCATGTATAGACAAAACACTTTCCTCCATAAGCGACCTTAATGAAACACCAATATGTAGCAGCTTAATGCAGCCTAGTGCTTTAGATAGAGAACTATATGATGTGGCTTCTGTTGTTATAGAATACTTGGAGAAACTTTATGTATATGGAAGATTACTAGAACGCGTAATCAACGGCTCTTGTAAATTAATATTTATTGCGAAAACCAGTCATTCAAGAGAAATATTTGAGTCAAATTACCCAGACATATTTATTTTCGAAAAATTAACAAAGACACCTGGTAGATCTATTGAGGTATTGAAGAGACTTGCAGAGTATAAGGATCTTCCCATAAGTATTCTCGAAGAAGAATTTGCAAAACCTCTTGAAATGTTCTTGGTTGCAGGTTCACTATACTCATACATGAGACTCGAGGAAAACGGGCCTGTTCTTAAAGTAGAAATTATTGGCGATTACATGGAATTACAACATAATGAAGCAGATCTACTTGATGAAATATATTCAATGCTTCTAGCGATATCGAACAACGGGTATCCCCATCCTCTCAGAATAGCCCACATAGACTCTCATATAACATATAGTGATGTAGAAAAAATACTTCGGTTACTAGGTTTAGACATAGAGGTTACTGGCAGAGAGGTGCTTGAATGAGTACTCAACAGAGCCTCTACGGAGATGAGATTGGTGCTGTAATAGGCGAGTCTAGCCCTTCAACAATACTCTTTATAGTCAATAATAGGAAGAATATTAGACCACGACTAGGCGAGTACGTTATAGTAGATTATGGTGAAGATGTTCCTAGTAATGAAAGATACGTCTTGGGAATGATAGAGAATATTATCTGTGGAAACCCTCTTGTCCCTGATGAACTCGATAACCCAAACATTATTGAACGTTTACGTGTATTTGAAGAATCAACAAGAAGAACTTATCTAAAAGGTGTTGTACGTCTCCTTAGTTTTGTAGATACATTACTTAGTAAGAAACCGAAAGTAGTAACACCCAAGTATCCCCCACCGCCTTTATCTAAAGTTTATAGAGCAAGTAATCATCTTCTAAAGAGCGTGTTCTCGAAAAACGATAGAGGATGGATTAGAATAGGTGTACTTGCAAGCCATCCACAAGTACCATACAGTATAAATGTTAACATGATTGTTCAACGACACTTGGCAATACTGGCTGTTACCGGAGCTGGAAAATCAAACACTGTAGCATTAATAACGTCTAGAATAGTTGATGAACTTAATGGAACAGTACTAATATTTGACATGCACAGCGAGTATGTATACTCTAATTTAAGCAACAAAACAAATATCATTCAACCAGTTCTGAACCCCATATACATGCATCCACAGGAACTGCAACAACTATTAAGAATTCCGGCAAATGCATGGAGACAAGAAAGGCTTTTCAGAGAAGCACTCCAAGCAACACGAAAAGCTATTTTTGATAAAGAAAACCCACAACCATATAATAAATTCTTCGAGTTACTAAAAGAGAATATTTCTAGAGCCGCAAGAAGTCTTGGCAAAGAATGGAGTGATGTAGCTCATAGTGTTGAAATAAAGGTTGATGATCTTCTTGATAGATACGGGCATGTATTTAAGTACGATG contains:
- a CDS encoding DNA double-strand break repair nuclease NurA, with the translated sequence MDISFYEVIIPKLRALANSIKEPGYMKYLEKAKNSWTPLINKTPKPPAIVYGVDGGSRGVDFKGFTIGLATAISVGYVFEGNVYKVLEPMKTAFVGKIIPPVDVNERVNLYREILEGKIAVHSCKNNALVLMDGSISSILVRPRPSPRAKGRYMIIDDVINSIKNNDNDYFKELAACIDKTLSSISDLNETPICSSLMQPSALDRELYDVASVVIEYLEKLYVYGRLLERVINGSCKLIFIAKTSHSREIFESNYPDIFIFEKLTKTPGRSIEVLKRLAEYKDLPISILEEEFAKPLEMFLVAGSLYSYMRLEENGPVLKVEIIGDYMELQHNEADLLDEIYSMLLAISNNGYPHPLRIAHIDSHITYSDVEKILRLLGLDIEVTGREVLE
- a CDS encoding DNA double-strand break repair nuclease NurA, whose amino-acid sequence is MDLASTIDKYLSLVEEVLSSKIDNVYRDISSRLENPINYVRETEPSSPVFEGNKIIHEVDEGTLYRKNGEWVILGVDGSSRAVDTPYMFLGLATVSIYSRILGEILDHPPLPAKYLLPPMDIPFIAISPDFPLNKVIPDVFLTSPAGVPYDRDYNKALILDELRFTLENTALLHIAQNTNLIRSVLRQEGILVFIDGPVYPVPNLFRQHYNLVTKNLPSRGRLDDYVASWKELLKYRLTAIKALEKQGVPVIGIVKRIESSRLLLSTNNFIELVKQQKLWVGDLGNDQAFIDSILRLMLARKNITQPYRVMYIGPIIVPAEATYLDHYLENVPDKIVYYVLIPLNKYGSEKIMYTLFRVEVTKNSYKLLGEDSLSILAPVFKDSILSGTTLPVSILYADKRSKTLSRSLANIIARDLERRGVPLTYDTIRTIEAYNIGG
- a CDS encoding ATP-binding protein yields the protein MSTQQSLYGDEIGAVIGESSPSTILFIVNNRKNIRPRLGEYVIVDYGEDVPSNERYVLGMIENIICGNPLVPDELDNPNIIERLRVFEESTRRTYLKGVVRLLSFVDTLLSKKPKVVTPKYPPPPLSKVYRASNHLLKSVFSKNDRGWIRIGVLASHPQVPYSINVNMIVQRHLAILAVTGAGKSNTVALITSRIVDELNGTVLIFDMHSEYVYSNLSNKTNIIQPVLNPIYMHPQELQQLLRIPANAWRQERLFREALQATRKAIFDKENPQPYNKFFELLKENISRAARSLGKEWSDVAHSVEIKVDDLLDRYGHVFKYDVSSDLTEIIRPGYLNIMDLGEIDEETADVVVSHYLRRIYYERKKNVINSSEGYPDPVVLVLEEAHILIPRNDSTLSKYWIARIAREGRKFGIGLVLVSQRPKVIDENALSQTNNKIILRLVEPSDLRYVQSASEYLSDELLKILPSLNVGEAIVIGLMSPLPAIIKIDECIGKKGGRDINAVEKWLKKERAVEEGLKLASDIMGF
- a CDS encoding ATP-binding protein, whose translation is MYEDLKKKIEAAENIAREHGVIIGRVSRSAPSSINEEGGIVIFDVDPEVYFTNFEDIARSGGYLAVVDIKSGEIISLRIIEVTREDLLAQLNLPEFTTSLPRPEATGLLTRTRVKAKPLLAYNPENGVVSVAGYVIEPQSPIIKPTRVDTIQKILGLPTQGVFLGYVTIGDQPAFNGLTPLYLPLKAFYQHVLVLGTTGSGKTTLLKNLVSAFTSCYNFECSLLHEKPSIIVMDPNKDYVHLPLKPLWEKTAGINWDLEKKLLENTMKKIRRPKGLVIILPITQHVIDRLITEETTWVKAIRIIADEYFKETYKSVIERVGWRITDYNIEVIDQSSKGSLRYACIEATIDYGNNEKDSIELFIIPYGFRFKYMEPREFIELNPFFTQQAKDALYRILIRLRKEGVIFNTLNELYEAIQQAKILKRERKQATTPVIEPRRNKILELINSFAIHKATLDNIIRQIGSMIDTGFFDIKIPCKETQEKDCYLPEPSIEVILEKHLTDLKGYPIVVDLEYLQENSPGDPTQAISIAAFRILNKIFLWKLIKSRSREISQPVLILMDEAHRFFPSRGAASTEYIEHVSAMIDRIARLGRARRLGIIFSTHSPKDVHDIILQLTNTKIILRMDKSTINVLDIPSEYKDFIIKASDRVGLIRTHALRLGYTTFRTPLPLGGHYDLSAIYVAEKQQ